Within Anopheles nili chromosome 3, idAnoNiliSN_F5_01, whole genome shotgun sequence, the genomic segment GGCGCGTTTGTTCAATTCCCTCACTAGCTCAGCCACTGTGGTCGACGGCTTGTAGAGCCCGTGGCCACAGTAGTTCAAACGTTTTTCCACGGGGTCGTAGAATTTGAAAAACAGTAGCGTATCCTCGAACGTGATCTTGGGAGGCTCGAGTTCGTTCCGGCCCGGCAGCGGTAACTCCAGGAAGATCGTGCACGAGTGCTTTGTCTCTGGCAAGGCGTACTTGCTGCACGTCTCCGTCGACGTCGGATCGATGTATTCGAACTTGTGGGGTTTCTGGTTGGAGGGTTTCTTAACCTCCCACAGCCGGTACTGACCCGGTTCGACTTTGAACGCCCGCCCAACTTGCACAACCACGGTCGCAAGGTCCATCGTTTTGCGCACCTTCAGTGAGCGGTACGCGGCGGTTGTCGCATCAAATAAGTCCGACTTTTGGTGCACCTCCATGTAATCCGCTAGCAGGATGTTGAGGTTCACGAAATTAGACGCTTCGGTGCGTTCCGTACGGCGAACCTGCTGGATACGCCGTTGCTCGTTCAGCCGTTCCAATAACTCCTCCGGGATGTCGCTTTCCTTCACCTCCTCCAGCACCTGATGGACGACGGATTCGCGTACGTACACCAGCATGTAGGCGTTGCTACTGTGCCGCAGATTCAGCTCGTTATCGTGTCCACCATAATTTTGCTCAATCGCTTCGTTGCCAGTGCAGCGACACACTACGTCGTCGTCGAACTTGCACCACTTGGCGTCGTTCTTGGGATTGATGTACACCACGTAGTGTCCCCCGTGGTTGTCGCCGGAGTGCACCAGAACCGCGTGCAGAATGTACGTGGCTGGTGTTTCTTCTTTCGACTCAAGGAACTGATCCAGGTAGATCTTCTCGTCGAACTCGAAACGATCGTTGAACTTAACCGAATTGTCAGAAATCGGATCGTACTGGAAGCGCATTAGATGCAGATGAAGCACCGGTGGGAATTTGCTGAAAACGATGCCCTTTTCTGCCTTCTGCAATCCGTGCTCGCCAGCGTCGTACTTGTTGTCATCGTCCAGAATTTCGGTCGCGATGTAATCCTTAAACGACTCTTGGATGTTTTTCTTGCCCTTAATGTTAAGCTGAATGTCGTAGAACGTCTCCGTGCGACGGCTCGTATAATCCACGTTCTGGCATTTGATATACGATATCATTTTGCCCTCGAATAGCTTCGGGATCGTGCCTTCCAGGCTGGTGCCCTTCATTTTATTCTCTAGCTTATCGAGGAGCACGCGCAGAAACTCCTGCACGTCGTGCTGCATAAACGAATCGAGCGCATCCCAGCCAAAGCTTTTCGTCAGCTTCTTTGTGCCGACCGGTTTGTTCTGCGTCTGCAAATCGTGGAACACGCGTTGCAGCGCGAGGGCCACCGACTTACAGTCATCGTCTGCTTCGGTGGGCATCTTGTATACCGCTTTCCGCAGTTGGTTCGTAAAATAGAGCGTTTGAAGGAGCGAATTCATGTAGCACGTGGCACCCTGGTTTTTCAGACCGACGTAACCGGTGTGCTTTTTCGAGTCCCAAAAGATGCCTCGCGGTGGTTCAGCATTTACGAACACCTCGAGAGTGATTGTGTCGTTTTCTATAAACCCGTTTGCCGGGTCAATAATCTCCTGCCAATTCATGAACGATGAGAAGCCCCAATCGTTCTCTTGCATGCAAAACGTGTGCCGAATTCGCCTTATG encodes:
- the LOC128725970 gene encoding ubiquitin carboxyl-terminal hydrolase 7; its protein translation is MDYEKTVEAMDTQDDNEIDSPNIQNLTNAVAPPTAAANGGGGNAEGGGEAMALDDQDYMNDEVRSEATFSFQITKFSRLNESVLSPPYYVRNLPWKILAMPRSNDNAVSAGKGLGFFLQCNGESSSNNWNCSASAELRLLKVNPHAEPFIRRIRHTFCMQENDWGFSSFMNWQEIIDPANGFIENDTITLEVFVNAEPPRGIFWDSKKHTGYVGLKNQGATCYMNSLLQTLYFTNQLRKAVYKMPTEADDDCKSVALALQRVFHDLQTQNKPVGTKKLTKSFGWDALDSFMQHDVQEFLRVLLDKLENKMKGTSLEGTIPKLFEGKMISYIKCQNVDYTSRRTETFYDIQLNIKGKKNIQESFKDYIATEILDDDNKYDAGEHGLQKAEKGIVFSKFPPVLHLHLMRFQYDPISDNSVKFNDRFEFDEKIYLDQFLESKEETPATYILHAVLVHSGDNHGGHYVVYINPKNDAKWCKFDDDVVCRCTGNEAIEQNYGGHDNELNLRHSSNAYMLVYVRESVVHQVLEEVKESDIPEELLERLNEQRRIQQVRRTERTEASNFVNLNILLADYMEVHQKSDLFDATTAAYRSLKVRKTMDLATVVVQVGRAFKVEPGQYRLWEVKKPSNQKPHKFEYIDPTSTETCSKYALPETKHSCTIFLELPLPGRNELEPPKITFEDTLLFFKFYDPVEKRLNYCGHGLYKPSTTVAELVRELNKRAYFESDTELQLYEVVDINKALKITDQFQTLQTVLSLLGHGTIIVFEKMHPPQENLEFPTCEAYFKDLFCRIEVVFLDTLIPNDTGFTLDLSSESTYDQIAKAVGRRINVNPYEIQFFKSKNYSDLPGQPLSHSFGGSLRDVLQYSKTKTIRKLFYQKLSININELENKKQFRCLYLMPNLKEEKELILYPNKNGTVRDLLEEARKVIEFAEASTKQLRISELSKNRLSPGPADDTPLDQLHDYTENPFVQKSSIGSQIMYRIEEVAEDEVTLGENEMLVPVLHFTKDISSVFGIPFFIRTVQDETFASLKERMKKKLAVSDKEWEKYRLAIITEHIDYIDDEMILIKLETFRGDPSDPHSRTYLGLEHINKNTKRSRFNYMEKAIKIYN